In Streptomyces nojiriensis, the sequence TCCCGCCGGACCCGGACGAAGCGCTGTCCTACAAGGACACCTTGAAGTCCTATCCGGAGACTGTGACGAGGATCATCACCGATCCCTGGAGCCCGCCGATGGAGCCGATCGCGGGGATCGCGAACAGCGGAACCGAGCTCCCGGCGACGTACGTCCACCACTGCCACCTCCTCGAACACGAAGACGACGACCTGATGCGCCCGTTCACGATCGTCGACCCCAATGCCCCCCTCCCCGTCGACCAGGGCGGCGGCCACGGCGGGGGGCACGGCGGGAGCCACTGACCGCGTCGCCCCGCCCGCGGAGACTCGGGTAACCTGCACCCTCGGCAATTGAACTCGTTCAAACCAGGGGGTAGGAACATGGGTGGGTCATCACAACGCCGGCCGGACATCGCGCTGTGGTGGGCGCTCGGCATCGAGGCGGTGGGGCTGCTG encodes:
- a CDS encoding multicopper oxidase domain-containing protein, whose translation is MTFNAVPFMEPSQDFVKAGAKEIWEYVNPNHDAHPMHVHLVNFQVLNRQPIDAAAYQADYEKWIDGGRKASDKPVPANYFTGPPIPPDPDEALSYKDTLKSYPETVTRIITDPWSPPMEPIAGIANSGTELPATYVHHCHLLEHEDDDLMRPFTIVDPNAPLPVDQGGGHGGGHGGSH